One Mercurialis annua linkage group LG3, ddMerAnnu1.2, whole genome shotgun sequence DNA window includes the following coding sequences:
- the LOC126674760 gene encoding uncharacterized protein LOC126674760 isoform X1: MHGRSVSEQRKIGGGDRRHMWTDSTRAVSSAAASYSSSSSSSISFLKDGRRISVGDCALFKPPQDTPPFIGIIRWLSTGKENELKLTVNWLYRPAEVKLGKGLLSEAEPNEVFYSFHKDEIPAASLLHPCKVAFLPTGLELPSGFCAFVCRRVYDITNKCLWWLTDQDYINERQEEVDQLLCKTRIEMHATVPHSGRSSKPMNGPTSTSQVKLGSDSVQNSASSFPSQVKGKKRERGDQGTDSVKRERYSKLDDGDSGYFRSESFWKYEIAKFTEKGGLVDSEGVEKFVQLMLTERNEKKIDLAGLSILAGVIAATDKFDCLNQFVQLRGLPVFDEWLQEVHKGKIGDVSSHKDNDKAIEEFLLVLLRALDKLPVNLHALQMCNIGKSVNHLRTHKNLEIQKKARSLVDTWKKRVEAEMDARSGSNQAVSWATRSRLPEISHGVNKHSGSGASAELAIKSPAIQLSALKNTPVKVVQIETMSKSVVSPGSVKQVQSSVSVANNFKEGPAQNTAGSSASDPALTVTRDDKSSSSCQSHNNSQSYSSDHPKSGGVSAKDDARSSTAVSMTANKTAGSSSRHRKAVNGYQGAAVTGIQKETGPGRGTSFRSQSSMTCEKAVDVPVSENHKLIVKIPNRGRSPAQSASGGSFEDPSVMNSRASSPLREQFDHSMKEKNNGYRINFISDVNNESWQSNDFKEVLAGSDEGGVSPATVPDKENCRIGDDGRKLADAFKAASSSSGNEHKSGKLHVGSFSSMNALIESCVKYSEVNASMTAGDDVGMNLLASVAAGEISKSDIASPNQSPERNTTVVDHSCASNDSRLTSYPGDDLTQDRRQCVDGFDDAHEKRGSITGISVPKDAEAKNISCLNEEPTEVLNGHSNSSSVDAQQIAEPCLESCMKSEESLPATSATLPPSNTLDKTSTSAENAWKERTDIRVNADDLCDAKERLHNCIRSENESHVAGLEGGNGFIEGSCSSMAIDSENNRNMNEELKIPAQAEQKPPVMTHSAFARGTVGDVLTPASRKDKVSEVVGSEMKSDKADEIDGKSRPTEKGSIAADCNVGSAVIEDSAESLEESLDGNQSEKQHSSGLAVPKAFSVLVPESEQEIRSKGLKLPGNPTDEAEESTSGAGAAGGSAIEAKMDFDLNEADDGRDGDPSNSRAPESSTTTQLISLSHIPVSSASVALPTSITVASAAKRPFVPPEDLLKNRGELGWKGSAATSAFRPAEPRKVLEISVGTSNSPLSGAAAAKPGRSPLDFDLNIPDERILDDSASRGSVSVADLSNNLNLQYDQSVISTAARSSGGLDLDLNRVEGPYDMLNHLTSNSLRIDAHLQGVKSSSVPVPNGESTVRRDFDLNDGPLVDEAKAELSPFGQHTRNSMLSQPSISGLRLNNAEMGNFSSWFSQVNSYPAVAFQSILPERGEHPFPMVTPGGPQRILAPTGSTQFNTDLYRGPVLSSAPAVPFPGSPYQYPVFPFGTNFPLPAATFSGGSSTYVDSSSGGRLCFPAVHSQVLAPAGAVPSQYTRPFVVSFPDSNNNAGTESSRKWGRQGLDLNAGPLGLDMEGRDETPSIVARQLSVANSLGLANEQARIYQVAGGGISKRKEPENGWEGYKQPSWR, from the exons ATGCATGGCCGGAGCGTATCTGAGCAAAGGAAAATCGGAGGTGGAGACCGCCGGCACATGTGGACAGATTCCACTCGTGCTGTAAGCTCAGCTGCTGCTTCGTATTCTTCTTCTAGTTCTTCAAGTATTTCATTTCTAAAG GATGGCCGTAGGATCAGCGTAGGAGATTGTGCTCTGTTCAAACCACCACAAGATACCCCTCCTTTTATCGGAATAATTCGTTGGCTGAGTACTGGTAAAGAGAACGAGCTAAAGCTAACTGTGAATTGGCTTTATCGACCAGCTGAAGTTAAGCTCGGCAAAGGCCTCCTTTCGGAAGCTGAGCCGAACGAAGTATTTTATTCGTTTCATAAGGATGAGATTCCTGCTGCATCCTTACTCCATCCGTGTAAAGTTGCCTTCCTTCCTACAGGTCTTGAACTTCCATCGGGGTTTTGCGCATTTGTTTGCAGGCGAGTTTATGACATTACTAACAAGTGTTTATGGTGGCTAACTGATCAAGATTATATTAAT GAGCGGCAAGAAGAAGTAGATCAGCTATTGTGTAAGACACGTATAGAAATGCACGCAACAGTGCCGCATAGTGGGCGTTCGTCAAAGCCAATGAATGGTCCGACATCAACTTCACAGGTAAAGCTAGGTTCAGATAGTGTACAAAACAGTGCCTCATCGTTTCCATCTCAAGTTAAGGGAAAGAAAAGGGAACGGGGCGATCAGGGAACTGATTCTGTAAAACGAGAACGTTATTCAAAATTAGATGATGGTGATTCTGGGTACTTTAGGTCTGAAAGCTTTTGGAAATATGAGATTGCTAAATTTACCGAAAAAGGAGGGCTTGTTGATTCTGAAGGTGTTGAGAAATTTGTGCAACTTATGCTTACcgagagaaatgaaaaaaagataGACTTGGCAGGTCTATCCATACTGGCAGGTGTAATAGCTGCCACTGATAAGTTTGATTGCCTTAATCAGTTTGTGCAGCTTAGGGGCTTGCCTGTATTTGATGAGTGGCTGCAGGAGGTTCATAAGGGGAAGATTGGTGATGTTAGCAGTCACAAGGATAACGATAAAGCAATTGAGGAGTTTCTCTTAGTTTTACTTCGTGCTCTTGACAAACTTCCCGTAAATCTTCATGCTTTGCAAATGTGTAACATAGGAAAGTCTGTGAATCATCTGCGTACGCATAAGAATTTGGAAATTCAGAAAAAAGCAAGGAGCCTTGTTGACACGTGGAAGAAACGTGTTGAGGCTGAAATGGATGCAAGGTCTGGCTCTAATCAGGCTGTATCATGGGCAACAAGATCACGTCTTCCTGAGATCTCTCATGGTGTGAACAAACATTCTGGTTCTGGTGCATCTGCAGAGCTTGCAATCAAAAGTCCGGCTATCCAACTTTCTGCCTTAAAAAATACTCCAGTGAAGGTGGTCCAGATTGAGACTATGTCCAAATCTGTTGTCTCTCCAGGATCAGTGAAACAAGTACAATCTTCAGTATCTGTGGCTAACAACTTCAAAGAAGGGCCTGCCCAAAATACTGCTGGTAGTAGTGCTTCTGACCCTGCTTTGACAGTAACAAGGGATGATAAAAGCAGCAGTTCTTGTCAGTCCCATAACAATAGTCAATCTTATTCCAGTGATCATCCCAAATCTGGCGGAGTTTCTGCTAAGGATGATGCAAGGAGTTCTACGGCTGTTTCAATGACAGCAAATAAAACCGCTGGGAGTTCTTCTCGGCACCGCAAAGCTGTCAATGGATACCAGGGTGCGGCTGTAACTGGTATCCAAAAGGAGACTGGACCAGGCAGGGGTACTTCCTTTAGAAGTCAATCCAGTATGACATGTGAAAAGGCAGTTGATGTTCCTGTATCTGAGAATCACAAGTTAATTGTTAAGATCCCTAATAGGGGTCGTAGTCCTGCACAAAGTGCAAGCGGAGGATCTTTTGAAGACCCTTCAGTCATGAATAGTAGGGCTTCTTCTCCACTGCGTGAACAGTTTGATCACAGCATGAAGGAAAAGAATAATGGATATCGAATTAATTTTATCTCTGATGTTAATAACGAGTCATGGCAAAGTAATGATTTCAAGGAGGTGCTTGCTGGGTCTGATGAAGGGGGGGTGTCTCCTGCCACTGTCCCTGATAAAGAGAACTGTAGGATTGGTGATGATGGTAGGAAATTAGCAGATGCTTTCAAAGCTGCTTCTTCGTCATCAGGGAATGAACATAAATCAGGGAAACTGCACGTAGGTTCTTTTAGCTCCATGAATGCATTGATTGAAAGTTGTGTGAAGTACTCCGAAGTGAATGCCTCAATGACCGCTGGAGATGATGTTGGAATGAACCTTCTTGCCAGTGTGGCTGCTGGGGAGATTTCCAAATCTGATATTGCTTCTCCAAATCAATCTCCAGAAAGAAACACCACTGTTGTAGACCATTCTTGTGCAAGCAATGACTCTAGATTGACATCATATCCCGGTGATGACCTTACTCAAGACAGAAGACAATGTGTAGATGGTTTTGATGATGCACATGAGAAGCGGGGTAGTATTACAGGTATTTCAGTCCCTAAAGATGCTGAAGCTAAAAATATTTCATGTTTGAATGAAGAACCAACAGAGGTGCTTAATGGACATTCAAATTCTTCCAGTGTGGATGCTCAGCAAATTGCAGAACCCTGTCTAGAAAGCTGTATGAAATCAGAAGAATCTTTACCAGCCACTTCAGCGACTTTACCCCCTTCAAATACTTTAGATAAGACATCAACTAGTGCAGAAAATGCATGGAAGGAAAGGACAGATATCAGAGTAAACGCAGATGACTTGTGCGATGCAAAAGAAAGGTTACACAATTGTATTCGAAGTGAAAATGAGTCTCATGTTGCCGGTCTAGAAGGTGGGAATGGATTTATTGAAGGATCTTGCTCATCAATGGCAATAGATAGTGAGAACAATAGAAATATGAATGAAGAGTTGAAGATTCCCGCGCAAGCAGAGCAAAAACCTCCTGTAATGACACACTCTGCTTTTGCTAGAGGAACTGTCGGGGATGTGTTAACTCCTGCTTCTAGAAAAGATAAGGTGTCTGAAGTCGTTGGTAGTGAGATGAAATCTGATAAGGCTGATGAAATAGATGGCAAGAGTCGGCCTACTGAAAAGGGTAGTATTGCTGCGGATTGTAATGTTGGTTCAGCTGTTATTGAAGATAGTGCTGAGTCTCTGGAAGAGAGTCTAGATGGAAATCAGTCTGAAAAACAACATAGCAGTGGCCTGGCTGTTCCTAAAGCTTTCTCAGTCCTTGTTCCTGAGTCAGAGCAGGAAATAAGGTCTAAAGGTCTTAAGTTGCCTGGCAATCCCACTGATGAAGCTGAAGAAAGTACATCTGGTGCTGGTGCGGCAGGAGGATCAGCTATTGAAGCAAAAATGGATTTTGACCTTAATGAAGCTGATGACGGGAGAGACGGGGATCCAAGTAACTCAAGAGCCCCTGAATCTTCTACTACTACTCAACTGATTAGTCTTTCGCATATACCTGTGTCTTCTGCTTCTGTTGCCTTACCTACTTCAATCACTGTGGCTTCTGCTGCAAAAAGGCCATTTGTTCCTCCGGAGGACTTGTTGAAGAACAGGGGGGAGCTTGGTTGGAAGGGATCAGCAGCCACAAGTGCCTTCCGCCCAGCCGAACCTAGAAAAGTTTTGGAGATATCTGTAGGTACCAGCAATAGCCCTCTCTCTGGTGCAGCAGCTGCTAAGCCTGGTCGCTCTCCATTGGATTTTGACTTGAATATTCCAGACGAAAGAATCCTCGATGATTCGGCTTCTCGAGGATCTGTTTCTGTAGCTGACCTGTCTAATAATCTTAATCTGCAATATGATCAATCAGTGATTTCTACAGCTGCACGTAGCTCGGGGGGACTCGATCTTGATTTGAATAGAGTGGAGGGGCCATATGATATGCTTAATCACTTAACAAGTAACAGTCTTAGAATAGATGCACATCTTCAGGGAGTTAAATCATCTTCAGTGCCTGTTCCTAATGGAGAGTCAACTGTCCGCAGAGACTTTGACTTGAATGATGGGCCCCTTGTGGATGAGGCAAAGGCTGAACTATCTCCATTTGGCCAGCACACCAGGAATAGTATGCTTTCCCAGCCATCTATATCTGGCCTTCGGTTAAACAATGCAGAGATGGGGAATTTCTCGTCATGGTTTTCTCAAGTGAATTCTTATCCAGCTGTTGCTTTTCAATCTATCTTGCCGGAAAGAGGAGAGCATCCTTTCCCAATGGTTACACCTGGTGGGCCTCAGCGAATTTTGGCTCCTACAGGAAGCACCCAATTCAATACTGACCTCTACAGAGGGCCAGTGCTGTCATCAGCACCTGCAGTACCCTTTCCAGGCTCGCCATATCAATATCCTGTCTTTCCTTTTGGGACCAACTTTCCTCTACCGGCAGCTACATTTTCAGGTGGCTCGTCAACATATGTGGATTCATCATCTGGTGGGAGACTTTGCTTTCCTGCAGTGCATTCTCAAGTATTAGCGCCTGCTGGTGCAGTTCCATCCCAGTATACAAGGCCTTTCGTTGTTAGCTTTCCAGATAGTAATAATAATGCCGGAACAGAAAGTAGTAGAAAATGGGGGAGGCAAGGTCTAGATCTCAATGCTGGGCCTCTAGGTCTAGACATGGAAGGGAGAGATGAGACTCCGTCTATAGTGGCAAGGCAATTGTCTGTTGCCAATTCGCTGGGCCTTGCAAATGAGCAGGCAAGGATATATCAAGTGGCAGGTGGTGGCATTTCTAAGAGGAAAGAGCCAGAGAATGGGTGGGAAGGTTATAAGCAACCATCATGGCGATAG
- the LOC126674763 gene encoding uncharacterized protein LOC126674763 — MFLTRFIRRCSLHVTAISESSVSATAAAASTTPAARNPIEEFFEVDRRRDDDKPIVYGRSWKASELRLKSWDDLNKLWYVLFKEKNMLMTQRQLLHSQNLRFPHPERLPKVRKSMCRIKQVLTERAIEDPDPRRSAEMKRMINAL; from the exons ATGTTTTTGACAAGATTTATACGGAGATGCTCACTTCATGTTACTGCTATATCTGAATCCTCTGTTTCTGCTACTGCTGCTGCTGCTTCTACAACTCCGGCTGCGCGTAACCCTATCGAGGAGTTCTTCGAAGTTGATCGGAGACGAGATGATGACAAACCAATTGTCTATG GTCGAAGTTGGAAAGCTTCTGAATTGCGTCTTAAGTCGTGGGATGATCTTAATAAGCTATGGTATGTTCTCTTCAAGGAGAAAAACATGCTCATGACTCAACGCCAGTTGCTTCATTCTCAGAATCTCCGATTTCCACATCCCGAGCGCTTACCCAAG GTGAGGAAGTCGATGTGTCGAATCAAGCAGGTACTAACTGAGAGAGCAATTGAGGATCCAGATCCCAGGCGATCTGCTGAGATGAAGAGGATGATAAACGCGTTGTGA
- the LOC126674760 gene encoding uncharacterized protein LOC126674760 isoform X2, translating to MHATVPHSGRSSKPMNGPTSTSQVKLGSDSVQNSASSFPSQVKGKKRERGDQGTDSVKRERYSKLDDGDSGYFRSESFWKYEIAKFTEKGGLVDSEGVEKFVQLMLTERNEKKIDLAGLSILAGVIAATDKFDCLNQFVQLRGLPVFDEWLQEVHKGKIGDVSSHKDNDKAIEEFLLVLLRALDKLPVNLHALQMCNIGKSVNHLRTHKNLEIQKKARSLVDTWKKRVEAEMDARSGSNQAVSWATRSRLPEISHGVNKHSGSGASAELAIKSPAIQLSALKNTPVKVVQIETMSKSVVSPGSVKQVQSSVSVANNFKEGPAQNTAGSSASDPALTVTRDDKSSSSCQSHNNSQSYSSDHPKSGGVSAKDDARSSTAVSMTANKTAGSSSRHRKAVNGYQGAAVTGIQKETGPGRGTSFRSQSSMTCEKAVDVPVSENHKLIVKIPNRGRSPAQSASGGSFEDPSVMNSRASSPLREQFDHSMKEKNNGYRINFISDVNNESWQSNDFKEVLAGSDEGGVSPATVPDKENCRIGDDGRKLADAFKAASSSSGNEHKSGKLHVGSFSSMNALIESCVKYSEVNASMTAGDDVGMNLLASVAAGEISKSDIASPNQSPERNTTVVDHSCASNDSRLTSYPGDDLTQDRRQCVDGFDDAHEKRGSITGISVPKDAEAKNISCLNEEPTEVLNGHSNSSSVDAQQIAEPCLESCMKSEESLPATSATLPPSNTLDKTSTSAENAWKERTDIRVNADDLCDAKERLHNCIRSENESHVAGLEGGNGFIEGSCSSMAIDSENNRNMNEELKIPAQAEQKPPVMTHSAFARGTVGDVLTPASRKDKVSEVVGSEMKSDKADEIDGKSRPTEKGSIAADCNVGSAVIEDSAESLEESLDGNQSEKQHSSGLAVPKAFSVLVPESEQEIRSKGLKLPGNPTDEAEESTSGAGAAGGSAIEAKMDFDLNEADDGRDGDPSNSRAPESSTTTQLISLSHIPVSSASVALPTSITVASAAKRPFVPPEDLLKNRGELGWKGSAATSAFRPAEPRKVLEISVGTSNSPLSGAAAAKPGRSPLDFDLNIPDERILDDSASRGSVSVADLSNNLNLQYDQSVISTAARSSGGLDLDLNRVEGPYDMLNHLTSNSLRIDAHLQGVKSSSVPVPNGESTVRRDFDLNDGPLVDEAKAELSPFGQHTRNSMLSQPSISGLRLNNAEMGNFSSWFSQVNSYPAVAFQSILPERGEHPFPMVTPGGPQRILAPTGSTQFNTDLYRGPVLSSAPAVPFPGSPYQYPVFPFGTNFPLPAATFSGGSSTYVDSSSGGRLCFPAVHSQVLAPAGAVPSQYTRPFVVSFPDSNNNAGTESSRKWGRQGLDLNAGPLGLDMEGRDETPSIVARQLSVANSLGLANEQARIYQVAGGGISKRKEPENGWEGYKQPSWR from the coding sequence ATGCACGCAACAGTGCCGCATAGTGGGCGTTCGTCAAAGCCAATGAATGGTCCGACATCAACTTCACAGGTAAAGCTAGGTTCAGATAGTGTACAAAACAGTGCCTCATCGTTTCCATCTCAAGTTAAGGGAAAGAAAAGGGAACGGGGCGATCAGGGAACTGATTCTGTAAAACGAGAACGTTATTCAAAATTAGATGATGGTGATTCTGGGTACTTTAGGTCTGAAAGCTTTTGGAAATATGAGATTGCTAAATTTACCGAAAAAGGAGGGCTTGTTGATTCTGAAGGTGTTGAGAAATTTGTGCAACTTATGCTTACcgagagaaatgaaaaaaagataGACTTGGCAGGTCTATCCATACTGGCAGGTGTAATAGCTGCCACTGATAAGTTTGATTGCCTTAATCAGTTTGTGCAGCTTAGGGGCTTGCCTGTATTTGATGAGTGGCTGCAGGAGGTTCATAAGGGGAAGATTGGTGATGTTAGCAGTCACAAGGATAACGATAAAGCAATTGAGGAGTTTCTCTTAGTTTTACTTCGTGCTCTTGACAAACTTCCCGTAAATCTTCATGCTTTGCAAATGTGTAACATAGGAAAGTCTGTGAATCATCTGCGTACGCATAAGAATTTGGAAATTCAGAAAAAAGCAAGGAGCCTTGTTGACACGTGGAAGAAACGTGTTGAGGCTGAAATGGATGCAAGGTCTGGCTCTAATCAGGCTGTATCATGGGCAACAAGATCACGTCTTCCTGAGATCTCTCATGGTGTGAACAAACATTCTGGTTCTGGTGCATCTGCAGAGCTTGCAATCAAAAGTCCGGCTATCCAACTTTCTGCCTTAAAAAATACTCCAGTGAAGGTGGTCCAGATTGAGACTATGTCCAAATCTGTTGTCTCTCCAGGATCAGTGAAACAAGTACAATCTTCAGTATCTGTGGCTAACAACTTCAAAGAAGGGCCTGCCCAAAATACTGCTGGTAGTAGTGCTTCTGACCCTGCTTTGACAGTAACAAGGGATGATAAAAGCAGCAGTTCTTGTCAGTCCCATAACAATAGTCAATCTTATTCCAGTGATCATCCCAAATCTGGCGGAGTTTCTGCTAAGGATGATGCAAGGAGTTCTACGGCTGTTTCAATGACAGCAAATAAAACCGCTGGGAGTTCTTCTCGGCACCGCAAAGCTGTCAATGGATACCAGGGTGCGGCTGTAACTGGTATCCAAAAGGAGACTGGACCAGGCAGGGGTACTTCCTTTAGAAGTCAATCCAGTATGACATGTGAAAAGGCAGTTGATGTTCCTGTATCTGAGAATCACAAGTTAATTGTTAAGATCCCTAATAGGGGTCGTAGTCCTGCACAAAGTGCAAGCGGAGGATCTTTTGAAGACCCTTCAGTCATGAATAGTAGGGCTTCTTCTCCACTGCGTGAACAGTTTGATCACAGCATGAAGGAAAAGAATAATGGATATCGAATTAATTTTATCTCTGATGTTAATAACGAGTCATGGCAAAGTAATGATTTCAAGGAGGTGCTTGCTGGGTCTGATGAAGGGGGGGTGTCTCCTGCCACTGTCCCTGATAAAGAGAACTGTAGGATTGGTGATGATGGTAGGAAATTAGCAGATGCTTTCAAAGCTGCTTCTTCGTCATCAGGGAATGAACATAAATCAGGGAAACTGCACGTAGGTTCTTTTAGCTCCATGAATGCATTGATTGAAAGTTGTGTGAAGTACTCCGAAGTGAATGCCTCAATGACCGCTGGAGATGATGTTGGAATGAACCTTCTTGCCAGTGTGGCTGCTGGGGAGATTTCCAAATCTGATATTGCTTCTCCAAATCAATCTCCAGAAAGAAACACCACTGTTGTAGACCATTCTTGTGCAAGCAATGACTCTAGATTGACATCATATCCCGGTGATGACCTTACTCAAGACAGAAGACAATGTGTAGATGGTTTTGATGATGCACATGAGAAGCGGGGTAGTATTACAGGTATTTCAGTCCCTAAAGATGCTGAAGCTAAAAATATTTCATGTTTGAATGAAGAACCAACAGAGGTGCTTAATGGACATTCAAATTCTTCCAGTGTGGATGCTCAGCAAATTGCAGAACCCTGTCTAGAAAGCTGTATGAAATCAGAAGAATCTTTACCAGCCACTTCAGCGACTTTACCCCCTTCAAATACTTTAGATAAGACATCAACTAGTGCAGAAAATGCATGGAAGGAAAGGACAGATATCAGAGTAAACGCAGATGACTTGTGCGATGCAAAAGAAAGGTTACACAATTGTATTCGAAGTGAAAATGAGTCTCATGTTGCCGGTCTAGAAGGTGGGAATGGATTTATTGAAGGATCTTGCTCATCAATGGCAATAGATAGTGAGAACAATAGAAATATGAATGAAGAGTTGAAGATTCCCGCGCAAGCAGAGCAAAAACCTCCTGTAATGACACACTCTGCTTTTGCTAGAGGAACTGTCGGGGATGTGTTAACTCCTGCTTCTAGAAAAGATAAGGTGTCTGAAGTCGTTGGTAGTGAGATGAAATCTGATAAGGCTGATGAAATAGATGGCAAGAGTCGGCCTACTGAAAAGGGTAGTATTGCTGCGGATTGTAATGTTGGTTCAGCTGTTATTGAAGATAGTGCTGAGTCTCTGGAAGAGAGTCTAGATGGAAATCAGTCTGAAAAACAACATAGCAGTGGCCTGGCTGTTCCTAAAGCTTTCTCAGTCCTTGTTCCTGAGTCAGAGCAGGAAATAAGGTCTAAAGGTCTTAAGTTGCCTGGCAATCCCACTGATGAAGCTGAAGAAAGTACATCTGGTGCTGGTGCGGCAGGAGGATCAGCTATTGAAGCAAAAATGGATTTTGACCTTAATGAAGCTGATGACGGGAGAGACGGGGATCCAAGTAACTCAAGAGCCCCTGAATCTTCTACTACTACTCAACTGATTAGTCTTTCGCATATACCTGTGTCTTCTGCTTCTGTTGCCTTACCTACTTCAATCACTGTGGCTTCTGCTGCAAAAAGGCCATTTGTTCCTCCGGAGGACTTGTTGAAGAACAGGGGGGAGCTTGGTTGGAAGGGATCAGCAGCCACAAGTGCCTTCCGCCCAGCCGAACCTAGAAAAGTTTTGGAGATATCTGTAGGTACCAGCAATAGCCCTCTCTCTGGTGCAGCAGCTGCTAAGCCTGGTCGCTCTCCATTGGATTTTGACTTGAATATTCCAGACGAAAGAATCCTCGATGATTCGGCTTCTCGAGGATCTGTTTCTGTAGCTGACCTGTCTAATAATCTTAATCTGCAATATGATCAATCAGTGATTTCTACAGCTGCACGTAGCTCGGGGGGACTCGATCTTGATTTGAATAGAGTGGAGGGGCCATATGATATGCTTAATCACTTAACAAGTAACAGTCTTAGAATAGATGCACATCTTCAGGGAGTTAAATCATCTTCAGTGCCTGTTCCTAATGGAGAGTCAACTGTCCGCAGAGACTTTGACTTGAATGATGGGCCCCTTGTGGATGAGGCAAAGGCTGAACTATCTCCATTTGGCCAGCACACCAGGAATAGTATGCTTTCCCAGCCATCTATATCTGGCCTTCGGTTAAACAATGCAGAGATGGGGAATTTCTCGTCATGGTTTTCTCAAGTGAATTCTTATCCAGCTGTTGCTTTTCAATCTATCTTGCCGGAAAGAGGAGAGCATCCTTTCCCAATGGTTACACCTGGTGGGCCTCAGCGAATTTTGGCTCCTACAGGAAGCACCCAATTCAATACTGACCTCTACAGAGGGCCAGTGCTGTCATCAGCACCTGCAGTACCCTTTCCAGGCTCGCCATATCAATATCCTGTCTTTCCTTTTGGGACCAACTTTCCTCTACCGGCAGCTACATTTTCAGGTGGCTCGTCAACATATGTGGATTCATCATCTGGTGGGAGACTTTGCTTTCCTGCAGTGCATTCTCAAGTATTAGCGCCTGCTGGTGCAGTTCCATCCCAGTATACAAGGCCTTTCGTTGTTAGCTTTCCAGATAGTAATAATAATGCCGGAACAGAAAGTAGTAGAAAATGGGGGAGGCAAGGTCTAGATCTCAATGCTGGGCCTCTAGGTCTAGACATGGAAGGGAGAGATGAGACTCCGTCTATAGTGGCAAGGCAATTGTCTGTTGCCAATTCGCTGGGCCTTGCAAATGAGCAGGCAAGGATATATCAAGTGGCAGGTGGTGGCATTTCTAAGAGGAAAGAGCCAGAGAATGGGTGGGAAGGTTATAAGCAACCATCATGGCGATAG